One Paraglaciecola mesophila genomic region harbors:
- a CDS encoding ACP phosphodiesterase, with amino-acid sequence MNYIAHLHLAQHTKTSLVGNFLGDFIKGSALGDLPSDLQHGVRLHRQIDTYTDTHPRVLALKQQFPKSIRRYSGIVLDIYFDYLLMQHWQQFSAVNVKKHTLFNQFYHDLALLHQDISPHFTRVKTGLLRHQWLDDYEQLEACSRAMQTVEKRFTRPTEFAQRAMDFIHENSVALQQSFLHFYPDLLGHSALFASKLIK; translated from the coding sequence ATGAATTACATCGCTCATCTGCACCTTGCTCAACATACGAAAACCAGTCTGGTTGGTAACTTTTTAGGCGACTTTATTAAAGGCAGCGCCTTGGGTGATTTGCCATCGGATCTGCAGCACGGTGTGCGCTTGCACCGCCAAATTGATACCTACACAGATACCCACCCTCGCGTACTGGCTTTAAAGCAGCAGTTTCCTAAATCTATACGCCGTTATTCAGGCATAGTGCTAGATATCTATTTTGATTATCTGCTGATGCAACACTGGCAACAATTTTCTGCAGTAAACGTCAAAAAGCACACCCTGTTTAACCAGTTTTATCATGACTTAGCATTATTGCATCAAGACATTAGCCCGCATTTTACTCGAGTGAAAACGGGGCTGTTGCGCCACCAATGGCTAGACGATTATGAACAGCTTGAAGCCTGCTCTCGCGCCATGCAAACCGTTGAGAAACGCTTTACTCGCCCCACTGAGTTCGCACAACGAGCCATGGACTTTATTCATGAAAATTCAGTTGCCTTGCAACAGTCTTTTTTACACTTTTATCCAGATTTACTTGGGCACAGTGCGTTGTTTGCCAGTAAACTTATTAAATAG
- the aroQ gene encoding type II 3-dehydroquinate dehydratase, with translation MKDNYHFNEDSGVFLKVLLINGPNLNMLGKREPEVYGSRSLQDIVDTLQTQAGDMGVTISHVQSNAEHELIDAIHNAYQKIDFIIINPGAFTHTSVALRDALLSVSIPFIEVHLSNVHAREPFRHHSYLSDVAVGVICGLGEQGYAFALNAAQQYVQSLTN, from the coding sequence ATGAAAGATAATTATCATTTTAACGAAGATAGCGGCGTATTCTTGAAAGTTTTATTAATTAATGGTCCCAACCTCAATATGTTGGGCAAACGTGAACCTGAAGTCTATGGCTCACGCAGCCTACAAGATATTGTTGATACTTTACAAACGCAAGCGGGCGATATGGGCGTGACGATCAGTCATGTTCAATCTAATGCTGAGCATGAGTTAATTGATGCTATTCACAATGCTTATCAAAAAATTGACTTCATTATTATCAATCCAGGGGCCTTTACCCACACAAGCGTCGCCTTACGTGATGCATTATTAAGTGTTTCAATTCCTTTTATTGAAGTGCATTTATCTAATGTGCATGCACGCGAACCCTTCCGCCATCATTCATATCTTTCTGATGTTGCTGTTGGTGTTATTTGTGGTTTGGGTGAGCAAGGCTACGCCTTTGCGCTTAATGCAGCACAGCAATATGTGCAAAGTTTAACGAATTAG
- the accB gene encoding acetyl-CoA carboxylase biotin carboxyl carrier protein yields MDIRKIKKLIELVEESGISELEITEGEESVRIHRSGQPAAQVQYSAPIQQAAPAPLAPVAEAPSAPVAAETSGHRVKSPMVGTFYRSSSPGSKPFAEVGQSVKVGDTLCIIEAMKMMNQIESDKAGVIKEILVDNQEPVEFDQPLFIIE; encoded by the coding sequence ATGGATATACGTAAAATAAAGAAACTCATTGAGTTAGTAGAAGAATCAGGAATTTCTGAATTAGAAATCACTGAGGGTGAAGAGTCTGTACGCATTCATCGTAGTGGCCAGCCGGCTGCGCAAGTACAATACTCTGCGCCAATTCAACAAGCTGCACCAGCACCTTTAGCGCCAGTAGCTGAAGCACCATCAGCACCAGTTGCTGCTGAAACTAGCGGGCACCGTGTTAAATCGCCTATGGTTGGCACCTTCTACCGTTCATCTTCTCCTGGTTCAAAACCATTTGCTGAAGTAGGTCAAAGCGTAAAAGTGGGCGATACTTTGTGCATCATCGAAGCAATGAAGATGATGAACCAAATCGAGTCGGACAAAGCGGGTGTGATCAAAGAGATATTAGTCGACAACCAAGAGCCGGTTGAATTCGATCAACCCCTATTCATCATTGAATAA
- the accC gene encoding acetyl-CoA carboxylase biotin carboxylase subunit, giving the protein MLDKVLIANRGEIALRILRACKELGIKTVAVHSTADESLKHVLLADETICIGKPSATESYLNIPRIIAAAEVTNSVAIHPGYGFLAENADFAEAVERSGFIFIGPKAETINLMGDKVSAIKSMKAAGVPCVPGSDGPLNDDEARNKKLAKEIGYPIIVKAAGGGGGRGMRVVRNEAELIGSIAATKGEAAAAFNNDVVYMEKFLENPRHVEIQVLADGQGNAIHLGERDCSMQRRHQKVVEEAPAPGISEEMRAKIGARCCQACIDIGYRGAGTFEFLFENGEFYFIEMNTRIQVEHPVSEMITGVDLIKEQLRIADGQKLTISQDQIQVRGHAIECRINAEDPDTFIPSPGKINMFHPPGGLGVRWDSHIYAGYSVPPNYDSMIGKLITYGETREVAIARMQHALGELVIEGIKTNIPLQQRIMADEAFAAGGANIHYLEKKLGLGGH; this is encoded by the coding sequence ATGCTTGATAAAGTACTGATTGCCAATCGTGGTGAAATTGCACTTCGCATCTTGCGCGCCTGTAAAGAGCTAGGCATCAAGACTGTCGCTGTGCATTCCACCGCTGATGAAAGTTTGAAACACGTGCTTTTGGCCGATGAAACCATTTGTATTGGTAAGCCATCTGCGACCGAAAGTTACCTGAACATTCCACGTATTATTGCAGCAGCAGAAGTCACTAACTCAGTGGCTATTCACCCTGGTTACGGCTTTTTAGCGGAAAATGCTGATTTTGCTGAAGCAGTTGAGCGCAGCGGCTTCATTTTTATTGGTCCAAAAGCAGAAACCATTAATTTGATGGGCGACAAAGTCTCGGCCATTAAATCAATGAAGGCGGCTGGCGTACCTTGTGTTCCCGGTTCTGATGGCCCTCTAAATGACGACGAAGCGCGTAATAAGAAGTTAGCCAAAGAAATTGGTTACCCTATTATTGTTAAAGCGGCTGGCGGCGGTGGTGGTCGTGGTATGCGCGTTGTGCGCAATGAAGCTGAATTGATTGGTTCGATCGCAGCGACCAAAGGTGAAGCCGCAGCAGCATTTAACAACGATGTGGTTTACATGGAAAAATTCCTTGAAAACCCACGTCACGTCGAAATTCAAGTGCTTGCAGACGGCCAAGGCAATGCTATTCATTTAGGTGAGCGTGATTGTTCAATGCAACGCCGTCACCAGAAAGTGGTAGAAGAAGCCCCAGCCCCTGGTATTAGTGAAGAAATGCGTGCCAAAATTGGTGCACGTTGTTGCCAAGCGTGTATCGATATCGGGTATCGTGGAGCGGGAACATTTGAATTCTTGTTCGAAAATGGTGAGTTTTATTTCATTGAAATGAACACCCGTATTCAGGTTGAGCACCCAGTATCAGAGATGATTACAGGGGTCGATTTGATAAAAGAACAACTGCGCATCGCAGATGGTCAAAAGTTGACGATTTCTCAAGACCAGATTCAGGTTCGTGGGCATGCTATTGAGTGCCGTATTAATGCTGAAGACCCAGATACGTTTATACCAAGCCCGGGTAAAATCAATATGTTTCACCCACCAGGTGGTTTAGGGGTGCGTTGGGATTCACATATTTATGCTGGTTACTCTGTACCGCCAAACTATGATTCTATGATTGGTAAGTTGATCACTTACGGTGAGACGCGTGAAGTCGCCATCGCCAGAATGCAACATGCATTGGGTGAGTTGGTTATTGAAGGAATCAAAACTAATATCCCACTACAGCAGCGTATTATGGCAGATGAAGCCTTTGCTGCTGGCGGTGCGAATATACATTACCTTGAGAAGAAGTTAGGCCTAGGCGGTCATTAA